One region of Eupeodes corollae chromosome 1, idEupCoro1.1, whole genome shotgun sequence genomic DNA includes:
- the LOC129940663 gene encoding DNA-directed RNA polymerase III subunit RPC4 isoform X2: protein MSAENAKTTFKSVSIKNEPMTLNGSADATFRLSSFSMPRDLTLGGAGRGGRGAGANKKVFTPNLNVTRNKNANVKTSKDTSARGRGRSDRGKTERGRGRGAARGGSNLIQTAGVFSEGAGALSLRKQMSSGYSRSDDAPSAMRKPTLIKPEGGFKIDVRAEQEHIRELLGDSDDDDFGDKKSDPDWVPIKLSEEKEKPDAIMQKIQSLHLNRTETNTPRYPLTVDDLLNNTQPQIFMMQLPDTLPCEDPDDSPENPPSTSKETQPPPPSEPLQKKNPLKDMVEGQIGKLVRYKSGKLKLVLGEAQFDVTMGIETGFLQDLMSISTNREERSGNMINLGPIQAKLTATPDWEYLLK from the exons ATGTCTGCTGAAAATGCTAAAACAACTTTCAAATCAGTTTCAATCAAAAACGAACCAATGACACTCAATGGCAGTGCTGACGCGACTTTCCGGCTCTCTTCGTTCTCGATGCCTCGAGATTTGACTCTGGGTGGCGCTGGTCGTGGAGGACGTGGGGCCGGTGCTAACAAAAAAGTCTTCACACCAAATCTCAATGTTACCCGCAACAAAAATGC gAATGTAAAAACCTCGAAAGACACATCGGCTCGTGGCAGGGGCCGTTCTGACCGCGGCAAGACGGAGCGAGGTCGTGGTCGAGGTGCGGCACGAGGTGGCAGTAACCTCATTCAAACAGCTGGTGTTTTCTCCGAAGGTGCTGGAGCACTGAGCTTGAGAAAACAAATGTCCAGCGGTTACAGTCGTTCGGATGATGCTCCGTCGGCGATGAGAAAGCCCACACTCATCAAACCCGAAGGTGGCTTTAAGATCGATGTCCGAGCCGAACAAGAGCACATACGTGAGCTACTTGGTGACTCGGACGACGATGATTTCGGGGACAAGAAATCAGATCCAGATTGGGTTCCAATTAAACTAAGTGAAG aaaaagaaaagcctgaTGCCATAATGCAAAAGATTCAATCTCTGCATCTCAATCGAACCGAAACCAACACACCTCGATATCCATTGACTGTGGACGATCTTCTCAACAATACTCAACCACAAATATTTATGATGCAG ttACCAGATACATTACCCTGTGAGGATCCCGATGACAGTCCAGAGAATCCACCTAGTACTAGTAAAGAAACACAACCTCCTCCG cCATCGGAAcctttacaaaagaaaaatcccCTCAAGGATATGGTCGAAGGTCAAATAGGTAAATTAGTTCGCTACAAATCAGGTAAACTGAAGCTAGTCCTTGGCGAGGCTCAATTCGATGTTACAATGGGCATAGAAACTGGATTCCTACAGGATCTAATGTCAATAAGCACAAATCGAGAAGAACGAAGTGGAAATATGATTAATTTGGGACCAATTCAAGCCAAACTGACTGCCACTcctgattgggagtatcttcttaaataa
- the LOC129940663 gene encoding DNA-directed RNA polymerase III subunit RPC4 isoform X1, which yields MSAENAKTTFKSVSIKNEPMTLNGSADATFRLSSFSMPRDLTLGGAGRGGRGAGANKKVFTPNLNVTRNKNANVKTSKDTSARGRGRSDRGKTERGRGRGAARGGSNLIQTAGVFSEGAGALSLRKQMSSGYSRSDDAPSAMRKPTLIKPEGGFKIDVRAEQEHIRELLGDSDDDDFGDKKSDPDWVPIKLSEAKWKDFKVEKVEKVEKIEKKENDDVDVDEVKAEVVVEEKEKPDAIMQKIQSLHLNRTETNTPRYPLTVDDLLNNTQPQIFMMQLPDTLPCEDPDDSPENPPSTSKETQPPPPSEPLQKKNPLKDMVEGQIGKLVRYKSGKLKLVLGEAQFDVTMGIETGFLQDLMSISTNREERSGNMINLGPIQAKLTATPDWEYLLK from the exons ATGTCTGCTGAAAATGCTAAAACAACTTTCAAATCAGTTTCAATCAAAAACGAACCAATGACACTCAATGGCAGTGCTGACGCGACTTTCCGGCTCTCTTCGTTCTCGATGCCTCGAGATTTGACTCTGGGTGGCGCTGGTCGTGGAGGACGTGGGGCCGGTGCTAACAAAAAAGTCTTCACACCAAATCTCAATGTTACCCGCAACAAAAATGC gAATGTAAAAACCTCGAAAGACACATCGGCTCGTGGCAGGGGCCGTTCTGACCGCGGCAAGACGGAGCGAGGTCGTGGTCGAGGTGCGGCACGAGGTGGCAGTAACCTCATTCAAACAGCTGGTGTTTTCTCCGAAGGTGCTGGAGCACTGAGCTTGAGAAAACAAATGTCCAGCGGTTACAGTCGTTCGGATGATGCTCCGTCGGCGATGAGAAAGCCCACACTCATCAAACCCGAAGGTGGCTTTAAGATCGATGTCCGAGCCGAACAAGAGCACATACGTGAGCTACTTGGTGACTCGGACGACGATGATTTCGGGGACAAGAAATCAGATCCAGATTGGGTTCCAATTAAACTAAGTGAAG CCAAATGGAAagattttaaagttgaaaaggTTGAGAAAGTTGAGAAAATTGAGAAAAAGGagaatgatgatgttgatgttgatgaagTGAAGGCTGAAGTTGTTGTGGAAG aaaaagaaaagcctgaTGCCATAATGCAAAAGATTCAATCTCTGCATCTCAATCGAACCGAAACCAACACACCTCGATATCCATTGACTGTGGACGATCTTCTCAACAATACTCAACCACAAATATTTATGATGCAG ttACCAGATACATTACCCTGTGAGGATCCCGATGACAGTCCAGAGAATCCACCTAGTACTAGTAAAGAAACACAACCTCCTCCG cCATCGGAAcctttacaaaagaaaaatcccCTCAAGGATATGGTCGAAGGTCAAATAGGTAAATTAGTTCGCTACAAATCAGGTAAACTGAAGCTAGTCCTTGGCGAGGCTCAATTCGATGTTACAATGGGCATAGAAACTGGATTCCTACAGGATCTAATGTCAATAAGCACAAATCGAGAAGAACGAAGTGGAAATATGATTAATTTGGGACCAATTCAAGCCAAACTGACTGCCACTcctgattgggagtatcttcttaaataa
- the LOC129940664 gene encoding probable 28S ribosomal protein S26, mitochondrial, translating to MFRSALTVLSQTSETKITNCSIGLEFVRWRRKPRWLPVAKSKVFRIPEKKPQSMDEKLELLRLHNHYKTQMRSMRMYLREESQRIRETSTADHLVMSVEEEEAEFQRCLNLNKEWNDQIAAERNLRLEKENAAKREYIKERLELAKEREEDRLQRIEEIVRKEKEASKTFITRENIDQAIETALANPLDFNFSIDLRGNLYHGRTTVPGGPPDQKQPQPELLAAAAN from the exons atgtttCGCTCCGCCTTGACGGTGCTTTCACAAACAagtgaaactaaaattacaaattGTTCAATTGGCTTGGAATTTGTCCGATGGCGCCGCAAGCCTCGTTGGTTGCCAGTTGCCAAGAGCAAAGTATTCCGCATTCCCGAAAAGAAACCCCAATCAATGGATGAAAAACTCGAGCTGCTACGATTGCATAATCATTACAA AACCCAAATGCGATCGATGCGAATGTATTTACGTGAAGAATCACAACGCATCCGTGAAACTTCAACAGCTGATCATTTGGTGATGTCAGTAGAGGAAGAGGAAGCAGAATTCCAACGCTGTTTGAATCTAAACAAAGAGTGGAATGACCAAATTGCCGCCGAACGTAATCTTCGTCTGGAGAAGGAGAATGCCGCTAAAAGAGAATACATCAAAGAGAGGTTGGAATTGGCGAAGGAACGTGAGGAAGATCGTCTGCAACGCATCGAGGAGATTGTCAGAAAAGAAAAG GAAGCTTCAAAGACCTTCATCACTCGAGAGAATATCGATCAGGCAATAGAAACGGCTCTGGCCAATCCTCTGGATTTCAACTTCTCCATCGATCTCCGTGGCAATCTGTACCACGGACGCACCACTGTCCCTGGTGGCCCACCCGATCAGAAACAACCTCAGCCTGAGCTCCTTGCAGCAGCTGCCAATTAA
- the LOC129954148 gene encoding uncharacterized protein LOC129954148, translating into MARPKTSIYAAGITCLGFICFILAAAAVGIPIWGHYDTPSGGYYDTDRGYFSLFKVCKQLTYNREKCGSDVSKFQLASSVFVSGILAVLSTVALGIYCILAIIQMAMISSREKVVMKYTSLVLFKMFMALIGCLLAIIATILFAVQIDDSEKYGFRVTRGVSFYIQIAVIGLTIALFVASVYDMLFSRKPEGDPTMAIDTSPANATTFNNPGFKEGRTRNGVSVTDASGKPYSGIRNGGSVASMNTTLTSVSNGSTVESVTRSPLRSSLKKPRPKDTLGIQNPGFSGSGHSPPMNRNGSVKKVRIQTHSTEV; encoded by the exons ATGGCTAGACCGAAAACTTCTATTTACGCTGCGGGGATAACCTGCTTGGGATTTATTTGCTTTATTCTAGCTGCAGCTGCAGTTGGAATACCAATATGGGGCCATTACGACACTCCATCAG GTGGATATTACGACACCGATAGAGGATACtttagtttatttaaagtttgcaaACAATTGACGTACAACAGAGAAAAATGTGGGAGTGATGTATCTAAATTTCAACTTGCTT cttCTGTTTTTGTAAGTGGCATTCTGGCGGTACTTAGTACGGTTGCATTGGGGATATATTGTATTCTGGCAATTATACAAATGGCAATGATATCTTCAAGGGAAAAGGTTGTGAtgaaatatacttctttggttttgtttaagaTGTTTATGGCATTAATAGGAT gtcttCTAGCTATAAttgcaacaattttgtttgctgtACAAATAGATGATTCTGAAAAATATGGATTTCGAGTAACGAGAGGAGTTTCATTTTATATTCAA ATAGCTGTAATAGGTTTAACAATAGCCCTTTTTGTGGCATCAGTGTATGATATGCTCTTTTCAAGGAAACCTGAAGGAGACCCAACTATGGCTATAGATACATCACCAGCTAATGCTACTACATTCAATAATCCTGGATTTAAAGAAGGACGAACGAGAAATG gagtCTCTGTAACAGATGCCTCAGGAAAACCCTACAGCGGCATTCGAAATGGTGGTAGTGTTGCATCAATGAACACAACCCTAACAAGTGTGTCGAACGGTTCAACAGTCGAATCTGTTACCCGGTCACCTCTGCGATCCAGTTTAAAGAAACCCCGACCAAAGGACACTCTGGGTATACAGAATCCAGGTTTCTCAGGATCCGGGCATTCACCGCCAATGAATCGAAATGgcagtgttaaaaaagttcGAATACAAACGCATAGTAcggaagtttaa